The DNA segment AACAAATTTGTTTCCCTGTGCTCCTTTGTCCTCTCGTCTCCTTTCAAGTTATCGACACTCTCTTCCGGGAAGGACTGCAACGCCCCTACTCCTATCCTCTCTCACCTTCCTGTCTCTCCATGTCTCCGTTCAGTTTGAACCAGTCACCTACTGTCCCCGTAGAGGAGGGGGAGAGAGATCCTGGTCAAGCTTCTTCCTTCTCATGTCCCAGCTTCTTCGGTAGCCGCCATGATCCGAGAGCATATCCTTGCATGGACCGTCAAGAGGTGAGGCATTCTTGCACCAGGGACATAGATCGCGGCCTCTTCTCATGCAATTTAGCATCTTATCTTTTCTCTGTAGCCCAAGGAGCGGTTCCTGCCTCATCCAGTCGACAGCAAGGACGATGGTACTCTCAAACTCCCTCTCTGCGATCCCTACGTTACCGAAGAAGGTGTAGTGGCGGATAGGGCTGGTCAATGGTTGTCCTCCAAGATGCGATTTATGAGGAAGATGATGAATTCGAGTCACATCGTTGTGAGCAAACAACCGAGAGGAAGCATGCGAATTACACCTGACGACCAAAGCCGATCGCACCGATTAGGGTATAGCGGGAGCAACCAAAGCAACAATTCCCCGAGTGGTATCATCAGAGTCTGCAGCGATTGCAACACGACCAAGACTCCTCTGTGGAGGAGCGGTCCTCGTGGCCCCAAGGTAATTAAGTACCACTCGATCCATCGACACTGTTCTACGTATCCATCTATCTTCTTCACATGTGCGTATGTCTTCGACCCTTTACATTGCGTTGCATGCATGGTGCAGTCCCTCTGTAATGCGTGTGGAATACGACAGAGCAAGGCGAGGCGGGCGATGGCGGCTGCAGCCCGAAACGGTGGACTAATAATCCCCGCAACATATCCGGCTAAAGCGCCAAGACAGGAGAAGATAGACATCGATCGAACTCTCCCCTTCAAGAAACGGTGCAAGATTGATACTgccagtagtagtagtagtagtagcagcagcagcagcagtactaCCACTACTACTACTGCTAGTAGTAGGAAGCATTGCTTTGGCAATGTTACATCGAGCTCAAACAAGAGTTCGGCAATCCAAAGGGTCTTCCCGCAGGAAGAGAGGGACGCAGCGATATTGTTGATGGCTTTATCTTGTGGCCTAATTCGGAGTTGAGTGTCTGTTCTTTTCTTGTATTTGAGGTGtcatctaataataaataaaccaGATTTGTGCTACTGTGTTAGCTGAGTGAGGAAGAGTGAAATGAAGTTATGGaagaaataagattattttttTGGGAATTCTAATGGATTGGTATTCTTAAACAtttccatttcttttctttttcttgagaaAAAGCATATGCtaaaccatcatgatatgaaacatcacaTACAGTGATGTGAAATCAAGGCAGCACTCAATTATATAATTATGTCAAGATCATTATACTAACTAAACCTATAATTACTGATAGATGACAATTGAATGTAGACAGACAATGCAATGTGGTGGCATCCCTTAATTTGCAGTAAAATTGtccaccttgtaaaagtgtttgaAATGGCATGTTTTACCACAGATAAAAACATTCAAACACCAGTAGAATCTTTCTAGTGGCCTAAACCCCGTCGTATCGAACTATGTTTGGGGTAATCCTGTTGTACTAGATTCTGAAACTTACAAGATTTATACATGTTCCAATAGATTCTGAAACTTACAAGATTCATACATGTTCCAACAATCCAAAGTTCAAAATGACAAAGTAAGAACAAGACAATTAGTAGAGATTAAAACTTATTGTAGCTTTTCTTGctagaagaaataaaataaaaagagttGCACATTGTATTATGAACTATATGTTATTTCTCACtctattttaataatttaataacatCGATAGATGCTACCTATCTATGCTCCGATATGATATTTCATTCTTTCATGGAGCATATTGTTATCGACTTCTATTTCGTTGAAGATCAAATTGTTAGACTTCATAGTTATTATAAAATGTGTTCCGCTCTCGTTATTCTAAGATTAATATTCATGACAAAAGTTCAATCGATATATTTACCAATTATATCTTCATCGTATCAATCGATATATTTCATGAGCATGATTGAAGAAATTGGATGTCATTCTACTGAAACAAAACATTACTCTCTCAAGAACATCCTGTCATTTGCATGAAACTAATGATAAAGCATATTCAAATTACCATGGCAAACAATTAAATTTCTTGAAGGGAGAGCAGAAGAAATGTGATATCTACTCTTTTCAGAACGAAGAGTCCACAATAGCATCAACCATGTCTCCATATAATGATGCTTCCTGGGTCTGCTTGTGTCGGCCCACAAGGGCCTCTCCCTGTGGCCATGCATGCAGCTTCTTCGTTCACAGGAAGCGGAGGAGAACATGACTGACTGCTGATTTGACAGATTACTCTGTGGATTGTACCACCACCATTGAACTTGCTTGTCAGCAGATGGTATTGGGTCAACACCTACTGCAGGAAGGTCAAATATGGGTTGACAGCCGTGGCATTTAAACCTCCTAGACCAGCGTTGcatgagatgaagaagaagaagaagaagaagaagaagaagaagaagaagaaaaccccATGTTTTGGGCCTTTGGCCAATTGGGTTTTGTTCTGGCATGACAGGGGAGCAGAGAGAGTCGGCAGTCAAACTGTGACTCGAGGAGGCCAGAGGACATGAACCCACAGCCCCGAGCAGGCACAGGGTACTGCCGTCTCTGCTTCCTTTACTTCTCCCCTCGGCCAGTGAGATCTCGGCACTGTGCTGCTATGCTATGTTCACAAGAGATGGCAGGGATGGTACGATGAGGTACTCCGTATTGAAATCTTAGAACCATGAAACCGATGTGCCATAAAGGAGGACACTTGCGATATGGACAATGGACTTGGGGAGTAACAGTGGAGGCAATTAGGGTAGTCAAATCACAAGCTTACTTACATACATCATCAGCTTTTACTCCCACAGCCGGCACCCCTGTCGGTGCACAGAACCTTGGACCTGGTCAACCCCGCAAGATCCATCCAATCTTGGTAGAACACCATTTAGTGCTCCCACACAGTGGCAGCAACAGCTTTTTTGCTTGCTTAATGCTGACTATGGGACTTGTGGTTGCTTTCGTAGGGCACAGATTTGTAATGAACTACTTGTCCACTTTATCTCTCCGTCTGATTCCTGTCCTCCTCTTAGCTCCAGTCCACTTTGCGTGTGTGCAGAGAGATGATCCATCTATATCCCCAGCTATGCAGCTGTGGGACTCGTTTTCCATTCTTAAATCATGTCGAGGAGATACCGGAAGCCCACCGATCGAGTTCATCCGCCATTAACTATCAACAAATCTGATGCAGTAGGAGCTGGTGAAATCATTCACTCTGGAATTAATACTGATGCCTGGGTTGGGTGGACGGCAATCTAGTCGGGAATCTCTGCTCGCCCCCAGCTCTGGGCCAATCAGCTCGCGGGATTGCTCGCCCAAAAAGATCTGAAAGGAGAGCATCTTTCTTTCGGTGTCAGACATGGAGTAAGCGGAGGAGGGGTGGGTGTGGGGTGAGTGATGGATGcggaagaagggggggggggggcggcggTGAGAGCTGATATGGTCACATCATGCGTTGATCTCCCAACTACCCTGTACAGCCACCTCCCCTGTTCCCCTGTACCGCCTGTGACAGCGATGGGTTACACGGGCGGGCGGAACAGATCAGCGAGCGTGGCAGCATCAATTGCACGATCAGTAGACCGCAACCATGACAGGGAAACAAGGCGCGGAAGAGGACGAGATGTGCAAAACGTAAAAAATGTTCCGTTTGTTGTGACTCCAATGTGAGCTCACGCCCCACCCCTCACTCACGCAGCATTCAGCAGGCCATGACAAGACAACCTTCGCCTTTGAATCAGACTTGttcttctctcctctctcctgctgctgctgctgccctcTGTTACCAAGCAAGCATCTTCTTCGTCCTCTGGGGATGAGGATGAAAAGGTGTGCCGGCAGACAATGCCAATCCACGGGGTGGAGTTGAATTGGACCGGTCGTGTCTGTCAAGCATCACAAGCCTTAAGCCTCAAGTTAAGGAGGTGGTAACAGTCGGATGTATTCACTACGGCCATGCATGTGCAGAAGCAAGAAGAGGATTTGCCAAAGCGAGAAAGTGGCCGGAGACCTCAACCTGACCCAATTTGTTTTGCGCAATCGGTGGGGGCAGTGAGCCTGTGCAGAGAGAAAAAGTTGCTTTTGGGTTGGGTTGGGTAGGGTAGGGTAGGGTaaatcctcccccccccccccccccgagaaGAAGATCAACCCTTCCCTTGTGGCATCATAATGACTCGCATTACTCCATTACCGGGCAGCAGTCGAAGCACAGCAACAAGCGGGGAGAAAGCAAAAAGGGTGGCGTTCTATATTGGGCACCACAGGTGGGGTGGCGTGGGAGGTGGGGCTATCTCATTCTATGTTGATTGTGTGGTCATCCCGTCCGTGTCGGACTAAGAAATCATAGTTATCGAAACCGAGAGGGAAAGAGGGAGTAAAGGGTTTGGGGAGGATGATGGAGGGAGGTGGGTGGAGAGAGGATTTCTATTGAATGGAGTTGGCATGTGTGCACGAGGCGTGCAGCAGCGCTTGCAATCTCAAGGACTTGCGGCACGATACAATCATAGACGTGGGGGCTATGCATTAGAGTGGGGACTGCCAAAGCCCATTCAAATGGGCCTTGTACTTTAGCTTCTCGAACGCCAAACTCTTTctccgcctcttcctcctcctcctcctcctcctcctcctcctcatcatacCCATTCATCGCTCTCCTTCTCTCCTCTCCGAACTCCTCCTCTTTTGGTCGCCACCTACGTTATGTAACGTACTAAGCGGTTCACAGGACCATCAGCAGGATCGGATCCTCGGAAGATGGACACGTCGCTGGTGCTGTGGGCGGCGTCGGTTACACTCTTGGCGACGGTGATCATCGCCCGGACATGGGGGATGAAGAGAAGCGGCCAAAGAGGTCATCGACTCCCTGCAGGATCCCGGGGTTGGCCTCTCGTCGGCGAGACCCTCCAGTTCGTGTCCTGCGCCTACTCGCCTCGGCCGGAGAGGTTCATGGACAAGCGGACGCTCATGTACGTGATACGCACACGCCACTTTAATTATTGGCCCTCCTTGCACGATTGGCCTCCTCCACGCTGCCCCCGCCACACGGTGGCCGCTACGCCGCATCGGTCGCTCCGTCTTGTGATTTTATGTGGAGCGGCTTAATTTGGTCATCGTCGCAGGTCCGCTTAGATTCCCGGCTTTGTCTGTGTACAGGTACGGGAAGGTGTTCAGGTCGCATCTGTTCGGCAGCCCGACGATCGTGTCGACCGACGCAGAGGTCAGTCGGTGTATCCTGCAAAGCGATGCGAGGACCTTCGTGCCGTGGTATCCGAAATCCCTCACGGAATTGATGGGGAAATCCTCCATTCTGCTCATCAATGGCAACCTCCAGAGACGAGTTCACGGCCTCATCGGCGCCTTCTTCAAGTCCTCCGACCTCAAGGCTCAGATCACCAGAGACATGCAGAGCTACGTGCAGGAGTCCATGATCAATTGGCAGGATGATCAGCTCATCCGCATCCAAGACGAGACCAagaaggtgtgtgtgtgtgttctctTCAACCTCTCCTCAGTCCCCCTCCCCTTCATTATTTCCACGCACACGTGCACGCCCGTAGCGCCACATGCGAGGCCTAAGAATGGCCACAGTAGGTGAATTCAATGAGCCGGAGTTGGGCCTGTATATCATTTATTG comes from the Musa acuminata AAA Group cultivar baxijiao chromosome BXJ1-10, Cavendish_Baxijiao_AAA, whole genome shotgun sequence genome and includes:
- the LOC103969388 gene encoding protein CYTOKININ-RESPONSIVE GATA TRANSCRIPTION FACTOR 1 isoform X1, producing the protein MVPIRTVEQICFPVLLCPLVSFQVIDTLFREGLQRPYSYPLSPSCLSMSPFSLNQSPTVPVEEGERDPGQASSFSCPSFFGSRHDPRAYPCMDRQEPKERFLPHPVDSKDDGTLKLPLCDPYVTEEGVVADRAGQWLSSKMRFMRKMMNSSHIVVSKQPRGSMRITPDDQSRSHRLGYSGSNQSNNSPSGIIRVCSDCNTTKTPLWRSGPRGPKSLCNACGIRQSKARRAMAAAARNGGLIIPATYPAKAPRQEKIDIDRTLPFKKRCKIDTASSSSSSSSSSSSTTTTTTASSRKHCFGNVTSSSNKSSAIQRVFPQEERDAAILLMALSCGLIRS
- the LOC103969388 gene encoding protein CYTOKININ-RESPONSIVE GATA TRANSCRIPTION FACTOR 1 isoform X2, encoding MSQVEAGGCSWLAACPRIRSNSDRWQASHSLNQSPTVPVEEGERDPGQASSFSCPSFFGSRHDPRAYPCMDRQEPKERFLPHPVDSKDDGTLKLPLCDPYVTEEGVVADRAGQWLSSKMRFMRKMMNSSHIVVSKQPRGSMRITPDDQSRSHRLGYSGSNQSNNSPSGIIRVCSDCNTTKTPLWRSGPRGPKSLCNACGIRQSKARRAMAAAARNGGLIIPATYPAKAPRQEKIDIDRTLPFKKRCKIDTASSSSSSSSSSSSTTTTTTASSRKHCFGNVTSSSNKSSAIQRVFPQEERDAAILLMALSCGLIRS
- the LOC103969388 gene encoding GATA transcription factor 21 isoform X3, which codes for MAGKSQPKERFLPHPVDSKDDGTLKLPLCDPYVTEEGVVADRAGQWLSSKMRFMRKMMNSSHIVVSKQPRGSMRITPDDQSRSHRLGYSGSNQSNNSPSGIIRVCSDCNTTKTPLWRSGPRGPKSLCNACGIRQSKARRAMAAAARNGGLIIPATYPAKAPRQEKIDIDRTLPFKKRCKIDTASSSSSSSSSSSSTTTTTTASSRKHCFGNVTSSSNKSSAIQRVFPQEERDAAILLMALSCGLIRS